The proteins below come from a single Papaver somniferum cultivar HN1 chromosome 11, ASM357369v1, whole genome shotgun sequence genomic window:
- the LOC113324658 gene encoding uncharacterized protein LOC113324658 — MVYRTNSKKCECPFRIVFKRRHEEDLFRLYIIPDGRHNHPPPTSLYGHPAYARLKPHQIDKVRQMKGFRPLKILNEIRAEDKDNLSTISTINAAKATIKRTEWDGRFIMQQSKWLAETLNYAMQTKVGPDEKLIHIFLAHPRMMDLAQCFYQVLFIDCTYKTNKYNMPMLNVISHTSDKNSFTVAWCFMEKEEIEDYVWALEQVRLIYRGEETPQVIFTDIYFAIMSVVRQVFPLSQQFLCTWHIQTNLFSNCKNQIQNIYTKKGNQRSKEEDERLSKLSKKERVEEKKKEKEKYDEDGDVWKVFCQDWDYLAHSKTEVKYYANLQNFIDVWSTDHKKVVEYFLNTWLNP; from the coding sequence ATGGTCTATAGAACAAATTCGAAGAAGTGTGAATGCCCGTTCAGGATTGTTTTCAAAAGACGCCATGAAGAGGATCTATTCCGATTGTATATTATTCCGGACGGTCGTCACAACCACCCTCCACCCACAAGTTTATATGGACACCCTGCATATGCCCGGTTGAAACCACATCAGATAGATAAAGTTAGGCAGATGAAGGGATTTAGACCACTTAAGATCCTAAATGAAATAAGGGCGGAagataaggataacttgtccacCATTTCCACAATCAACGCCGCCAAAGCAACGATTAAGagaactgaatgggatggtaggtTCATTATGCAACAATCAAAGTGGTTAGCAGAAACTCTTAACTACGCCATGCAAACTAAGGTAGGTCCGGATGAGAAATTGATTCATATTTTTCTTGCACATCCAAGGATGATGGATTTAGCTCAGTGTTTTTACCAAGTTTTATTCatagattgcacctacaagacaaacaagtataacatgccgatgTTGAACGTGATAAGCCATACTTCGGATAAAAATTCATTCACCGTTGCATGGTGCTTtatggaaaaagaagaaatagaggACTATGTTTGGGCGTTGGAACAAGTGAGGTTGATTTACCGTGGAGAAGAGACGCCACAGGTTATATTTACGGATATATATTTTGCAATTATGAGTGTCGTTCGTCAAGTCTTTCCACTTTCTCAACAATTTCTTTGTACGTGGCACATCCAAACCAATCTTTTTTCTAATTGCAAGAATCAAATCCAAAATATCTATACTAAGAAGGGTAATCAACGTTCTAAGGAAGAAGATGAGCGTTTAAGTAAACTTTCCAAAAAAGAGCGAgtggaagagaaaaagaaagaaaaggaaaaatacgaTGAAGATGGGGATGTATGGAAAGTTTTTTGCCAAGATTGGGACTATTTGGCTCATTCGAAAACAGAGGTTAAGTATTATGCCAACTTGCAGAATTTTATTGATGTTTGGAGCAcagatcataagaaggttgttgAGTATTTCCTGAATACATGGTTAAATCCTTGA